In the genome of Acetonema longum DSM 6540, the window ATAGGCTTGAACTGCGTGAGAGATATCGCTCAACCGGTTACCTGCTCTCGCTTGTTCAATGCCCTGGTACAGGGACTGTTCGGTTACGTCCAAGAGTCTTTGGACTTCGGAATCGATCTCACCTACAGGCAGGGTAATAGCGGCATCACCATGGTACCCATTTATTACCGCGCCTATGTCAATACTAACAGTATCACCATTTTTTAGCTTTCTTAATCCTGGTATGCCGTGGACAACTTGCTCATTCACCGAAGTGCAGATATTGCCGGGAAATCCGTAATATCCTTTAAATGACGGGATCGCACCACAGCTTTTGATAAAATCTGCCGCGATCTGATCAAGTTCCTGCGTAGTAATACCCGGTCGAACCGCTTTTTTCAGTTTTTCCAGGGTTTGGCCCACGATACGGCCGGCATCACGCATATAATTGATTTCTCGCTCGGATTTCAGGATAATCATGCTAATTCGCCTCTCAGGCTTTTGACAATATCGTCCATGACTCGATCAATGGATTGGAGACCATTGATTTCGGTATACAGACCTTTATCTTGGTAATACTCGATCAGCGGTTTGGTTTGTGCATGATACACCGTCAGCCGGTTATGAACGGTTTCTTGCTTGTCATCGCTGCGCTGATACAATTCGCCTTGGCATTTGTCGCAAACGTCAGGATGGGCTGCCGGATTATACTCCACATGATAGGTGGCACCGCAGCCGCGGCAGATCCGACGGCCGGTAACCCGTTTCACCAACTCGCTGTCCGGTACGGTGACATTAATGACCCGGCTTAAGTGAATGCCTAATTCATGGAGAGTGACGTCCAAGGCTCTGGCCTGTTCCAGTGTACGGGGGAATCCGTCCAGGATGAATCCTTTGGAGGCATCGGGTTTAGCCAGTCGCTCTTTCACGATGCCGATGGTCACGCTGTCAGGAACCAATTGCCCCACATCCATAAATGCCTTGGCTTGCTTGCCCAGTTCGGTTTGGGCTTTTACCGCCTCACGGAACATGTCGCCGGTGGAAATATGGGGAATCTGATACTTTTCTACCAGCTTCGCCGCCTGGGTTCCCTTGCCGGCTCCCGGCGGTCCCATCAAAAGAATATGCATAGCAGCGCCTCCTACTTCATGAAACCCTGGTAGTGGCGCATCAGAATTAACGCCTCTATCTGTTTCATGGTATCCAGCGCCACACCCACCACGATCAGGAGAGCCGTACCGCCAAAGTACACTCCCTTAATACCGGTCACTGCCGCTACAAAATTCGGCAGAATGGCAATTAAAGCCAGGAATACGGCGCCGGCTAAGGTAATCCGGCTCATTACACGATCTAGATAATCAGCGGTCGGTTTGCCTGGGCGCAGGCCCGGAATAAAACCGCCGTATTTTTTCATGTTCTCTGCCATATCCGGGATGTTTAAGGTAACCGCAGTATAGAAATACGTGAAGAAAAGGA includes:
- the map gene encoding type I methionyl aminopeptidase, with protein sequence MIILKSEREINYMRDAGRIVGQTLEKLKKAVRPGITTQELDQIAADFIKSCGAIPSFKGYYGFPGNICTSVNEQVVHGIPGLRKLKNGDTVSIDIGAVINGYHGDAAITLPVGEIDSEVQRLLDVTEQSLYQGIEQARAGNRLSDISHAVQAYVESNGFSVVRDYVGHGIGRSMHEDPQIPNYGSPGHGPRLKTGMVLAIEPMVNVGTYAVKTLEDDWTVVTTDGKCSAHFEHTIAITAHGPEILTRA
- a CDS encoding adenylate kinase, which codes for MHILLMGPPGAGKGTQAAKLVEKYQIPHISTGDMFREAVKAQTELGKQAKAFMDVGQLVPDSVTIGIVKERLAKPDASKGFILDGFPRTLEQARALDVTLHELGIHLSRVINVTVPDSELVKRVTGRRICRGCGATYHVEYNPAAHPDVCDKCQGELYQRSDDKQETVHNRLTVYHAQTKPLIEYYQDKGLYTEINGLQSIDRVMDDIVKSLRGELA